In one Gopherus evgoodei ecotype Sinaloan lineage chromosome 1, rGopEvg1_v1.p, whole genome shotgun sequence genomic region, the following are encoded:
- the CKAP4 gene encoding cytoskeleton-associated protein 4 → MSAARQRSSKGSSSAGSEKGAQSHSGGVDDVAKKQQQQQAAPAKGSRAAAAAAGGRPSPCSLGKALLVLFSLALVAAAAFSGWGVQHLLGEVSQLSLRHEGSARQREELAHALEGVAQKVHSLQAMFGDFQSMMKSAQHKQEVTEKSVKQGESEINRISEVLQKLQNEILKDLSDGIHVVKDARERDFMSLENTVEERLTELTRSINDNIAIFTEVQKRSQNEINEMKAKVSLLGETDIYKHELKALTDAVDEMQTSMKTKEKAIESLKSTIESMESDVYTEIKALVNLKQELEKFKETADTEHLSLKAFQEKVLKAEESIMQLPDEIKRLDEDLLQIKANLNKQEENVLSKNVLETLEKNREDFEFRFRRVEDHFQSLSSTDAQQTEKMESLLSKHEDYESKLAALEEAIASLRSTSDVDVHSIADTVRSLSESQLSLYNDVDELRRSMSDLPDSADALRNIQKQVSALLDQEKPQMGQAQSQDYLEKLSSVEDSVDKLRSFVNQVTSDLKMIRTAVDSLVAYSVKIETNENNVESVKSLVDDLRNDLDRLFMKVEKIHEKV, encoded by the exons ATGTCCGCCGCCAGACAGCGGagcagcaaaggcagcagctCGGCGGGCTCGGAAAAGGGAGCCCAGTCCCACTCCGGCGGCGTGGATGACGTggcaaagaagcagcagcagcagcaggcggctccCGCCAAGGGGAGCAGAGCGGCGGCCGCAGCGGCGGGAGGCCGCCCgtccccctgcagcctgggcaaggCGCTTCTCGTTCTCTTCTCCCTCGCTCTGGTCGCAGCCGCCGCGTTCTCGGGCTGGGGCGTGCAGCACCTCCTGGGGGAGGTCAGCCAGCTCAGCCTGCGCCACGAGGGCTCGGCGCGGCAGCGCGAGGAGCTGGCTCACGCCCTGGAGGGCGTCGCGCAGAAG GTGCATTCCCTTCAAGCCATGTTTGGCGATTTTCAATCCATGATGAAAAGTGCTCAGCATAAACAAGAAGTTACCGAGAAGAGTGTTAAACAAGGGGAGAGTGAAATAAATCGAATCAGTGAAGTTCTTCAAAAACTACAAAATGAAATCCTGAAAGACCTATCTGATGGCATCCATGTGGTAAAGGACGCAAGAGAACGAGACTTCATGTCGCTTGAAAACACTGTGGAAGAAAGATTAACGGAGTTGACCAGGTCTATCAATGATAACATTGCCATATTCACTGAAGTCCAGAAAAGGAGCCAAAATGAAATCAACGAAATGAAAGCAAAGGTGTCTTTGCTGGGAGAAACAGATATATATAAACATGAATTAAAGGCACTGACAGATGCTGTTGATGAGATGCAAACATCCATGAAAACCAAAGAAAAGGCCATAGAGTCTCTGAAAAGTACAATAGAGTCCATGGAATCTGATGTTTATACTGAAATCAAAGCATTAGTCAACCTCAAACAGGAACTTGAGAAGTTCAAAGAGACTGCAGACACAGAACACCTTTCACTAAAAGCTTTTCAAGAGAAAGTTCTTAAAGCTGAAGAATCCATTATGCAGCTCCCTGATGAGATTAAAAGACTTGATGAAGATTTACTGCAAATTAAAGCCAACCTTaacaaacaggaagaaaatgTACTCTCCAAAAATGTGTTAGAAACCCTTGAAAAGAACAGGGAAGACTTTGAATTCAGATTCAGACGTGTAGAAGACCATTTTCAGTCTCTAAGTTCTACTGATGCTCAACAGACTGAAAAGATGGAATCGCTTCTTTCTAAGCATGAAGACTATGAAAGCAAGCTAGCTGCACTAGAGGAAGCCATTGCATCTCTACGTAGTACCTCAGATGTTGATGTACATTCAATAGCAGACACTGTGCGAAGTCTTAGTGAATCTCAGCTCTCATTATACAATGATGTTGATGAACTGAGAAGAAGTATGAGTGACCTACCAGACTCTGCTGATGCACTTCGTAACATCCAGAAACAAgttagtgctttgctggatcaagaaaAGCCTCAGATGGGCCAAGCACAATCTCAAGACTATCTTGAAAAACTGTCTTCTGTAGAAGACTCTGTAGACAAATTAAGATCTTTTGTCAATCAAGTCACATCTGACTTGAAAATGATAAGAACTGCAGTAGATAGTTTGGTTGCTTACTCAGTGAAAATAGAAACTAATGAGAACAATGTGGAGTCTGTGAAGAGTTTGGTAGATGACCTAAGGAATGATCTGGATAGATTGTTTATGAAAGTAGAAAAGATACATGAAAAAGTTTAA